The Pirellulales bacterium sequence GCAGGCCGCCCTCGGGCACAGGCGATCACAGCGACACTCCTTCTTCTGCGCACCATCCTTCCTGGCTACAATTTGACTAACCCTGGCAGCAAGGAGATCCGCAATGCAGTTGGTTATCGAACAACTCGGTCGACTAAACAACGTAACGGTCGATATTAAGCCGTTGACCGTCTTTGTTGGCCGGAATAATACGAACAAAACCTGGGCGGCCTATGCCCTCTATGGTCTTGCTCAGTCTTTATCGTCGAAGCTCTATAACTGGGGCACCTTCTCGGCGCTTAGCGACTACCTCACAATTCCGGCAGAACTTCTCACTCGCATTTCTTCCGCCGCTGCCAACGTATTCGATAGGCAGAAGGCCCTTGCCGCAGACGCACCTGAGACAGATGTCACCGAAATTACCGTTTACCGCCAGGAGCTGCTTGAGAACCTTGAGCTACCCGATCCACTCCGCTTTACGTTCAACGCACAGGCTCTTGGCTTTCTATTGTCGATTGACCCCGCCCTTCTGGGCGACGCACGAGTAAGCCTTGAGTGTGACAGACGGCGCTTTCTCTATGACGGGGTCAATAAAGGTATTACCATCAAATTCAATCGCAATTATCGAAGCATTCAAATTACTACCTTTGGCAATCCGTATTTTAGCCACGGAATTGGTTATAGCACGTCACCGTATCCCCTCGATGATGACCGCAATCTAACTCGCTCACACATTTTAAATTACGTGCGATGGCTGGTACTCGGTGTCCAAGGAAACGTTGTCGCGTTTCCATCGGAGCGCAAGGCCTTATGGACAACCGCAAAGCTTTTGGCGGCCAAGGAACTTACAAATGCTCTGACTGTTCCCGCAAAGGACTTCATCACACTGACAAACATGTTAAACGACCGTAATGCGATGAAGCCGCAAGAGTATTCGCCGCAGCTAGTAGCATTAATGGGAGACAAGGTGCTCGAAGGTGTGCTTGAGTATGAGGGCGATCCCAAAGCGAAGGAGCTTGTTTATCTCGGAGAGAATGCCCCCCCTCTGCCAATGCACTCCGTAGCATCGATGGTTCGGTCTTTATCAGGTCTAGGCATATATCTTCAAACGTTCGGGTATGCAAATATCCCTGATCTAATCATCATCGATGAGCCAGAGATGAACGCGCACCCGGAAGCTCAGCTCAGAATCGCTGAGTATTTAGCGTGTCTGGCAAATCAGGGGATCACGATAGTATTTACTACACACAGTCCTTATATTACCGACCATTTGAATAGCCTGATGGAAGCGTCCAGTCTCTCGGCGGCCAAGCAAGCCACGGTGGCATCTCAGTTCAAGCTGGGCGACCAAAGGGCATTCATATCTCAGGATAAGGTTGCTGCCTATTGGTTCAGAGATAATGGAACGGCAGTGCCGGTATTGAACAAGCAGGAGCGACTTGTCGAAATGGAGACGTTTAGTGATACAAGTGACTATACGGCTAATCTTTACGCACACCTGCTCGATCAAAACGACGGAAAGTAGGTTCTATGCCATTTGACGTTTTGGAGGCGCACTGCTTGCTGCCGGGAACGAGTTATACAGAGCAAGGAAAAACCGTCAGCATTAACAGAGTAGGAGATGAGGCCATTAGGTTTTTTGGAATTGACAATCAAGCATTTCGGGACCATTTCCACGTCCAACAGGTCTGTGATATCCTTGTAGAATATCATAATGGTGCACTGGCAGTCCTCCTCTTCGTCGAGCTAAAGGGTGGAGCGTTAGCGACCGCTGAGCAGCAGATTCGGCGGGCTATACAGGCAATCCGCTCGTGCTTGAAAGGTGTCTGGTTGCAGCGTGCGCTCATAATATCAACAGGAGCTAAGGCGAATGTTGCGGCTGGAATCCAAAAACGCCTTAAACGTGACACCAACGTCACGGCGTTTATCAAGAGCTTGCCAAAGGGAACTTGGTCGTTGCGCCAGCCAGATTATCTTAATCCTGCGTAGTTGTGGTGATTTGGGTGGGGCCTGGGCGATTCGAGAAAGCGTTCTCGCCGATAGACAAGTCCTGCAAGAGCGAGGGGCACGCGATCGGCCCCGCCGCCACCGGCCAATACCGAGGAGTCGGTAAATGCCAAGGGCAGCCCGGTTGAGTTCCGTCACGATCAAACGCCTCGCGGCTTTTCCGCACGGCTGCTGGAACACTTGCCCAACAAAAAGGCCCGCCGAGATCGTATTTGACCATGGCGGGCCGCTTGAGCTGCTTGGTGAATCTCAGCCCCTACAGCCGCTCTTTGATCGACT is a genomic window containing:
- a CDS encoding AAA family ATPase codes for the protein MQLVIEQLGRLNNVTVDIKPLTVFVGRNNTNKTWAAYALYGLAQSLSSKLYNWGTFSALSDYLTIPAELLTRISSAAANVFDRQKALAADAPETDVTEITVYRQELLENLELPDPLRFTFNAQALGFLLSIDPALLGDARVSLECDRRRFLYDGVNKGITIKFNRNYRSIQITTFGNPYFSHGIGYSTSPYPLDDDRNLTRSHILNYVRWLVLGVQGNVVAFPSERKALWTTAKLLAAKELTNALTVPAKDFITLTNMLNDRNAMKPQEYSPQLVALMGDKVLEGVLEYEGDPKAKELVYLGENAPPLPMHSVASMVRSLSGLGIYLQTFGYANIPDLIIIDEPEMNAHPEAQLRIAEYLACLANQGITIVFTTHSPYITDHLNSLMEASSLSAAKQATVASQFKLGDQRAFISQDKVAAYWFRDNGTAVPVLNKQERLVEMETFSDTSDYTANLYAHLLDQNDGK